A region of Alphaproteobacteria bacterium DNA encodes the following proteins:
- a CDS encoding molybdopterin-binding/glycosyltransferase family 2 protein, which yields MIFDEIPLEEAEGAILAHSLRVGKGIYKKGRKLSPDDIAALREGGYRSVVGARIEPDEMPEDAAAAAVANASAGAHVTVSRAFTGRCNLFAEVRGIAVIDRARVDSLNLVDEAITIATVTPFEPVEPRQMVATIKIIPFAAARSTIERCREIARTGGPLVQVAPFLVKSAGLVQTRLPGTKESVLDKGRNVLEVRLDSYGSRLASEIRCGHDAGEIAAAIKALRGQGCDPIFVSGASAIVDRRDVVPRGIENAGGAVLHFGMPVDPGNLLLVATLDGHIPVVGLPGCARSPKFNGFDWVLWRLLAGLPIGREDLARMGAGGLLGEVETRGLPRAQATSAPGTQSGVHEPKVAAIVLAAGLSRRMGKANKLLAEIDGGTMVARVLDAVTASHASPIIVVTGHEAERVEEALAARRITFVRNPEYEEGLASSVRHGIAALSNDVDGALICLGDMPRIRTAQLDRLIAAFNPTEGRAICVPTFRGKRGNPILLARRFFPEMQRLKGDSGARHLIGQYHEVVFEVEMDDDGVLVDIDSPDKLVKLRAQGTVAAS from the coding sequence ATGATCTTCGACGAAATCCCGCTCGAGGAGGCGGAGGGTGCGATCCTCGCGCATTCGTTGCGCGTGGGAAAGGGGATCTACAAGAAAGGGCGCAAGCTGTCGCCAGACGATATCGCAGCACTGCGCGAAGGCGGCTATCGAAGCGTGGTCGGGGCCAGGATCGAACCTGATGAAATGCCCGAGGACGCCGCCGCCGCGGCGGTGGCGAACGCATCGGCTGGCGCCCATGTGACCGTGAGCCGCGCCTTCACCGGCCGCTGCAACCTCTTCGCCGAGGTGCGTGGGATCGCCGTCATCGATCGGGCACGCGTCGACAGTCTCAATCTCGTCGATGAAGCGATCACCATCGCGACCGTAACACCGTTCGAGCCCGTCGAGCCGCGTCAGATGGTAGCCACGATCAAGATCATACCGTTTGCCGCAGCACGCTCGACGATCGAGCGGTGTCGCGAGATCGCGCGCACCGGCGGTCCTCTCGTGCAGGTGGCGCCATTTCTCGTCAAGTCCGCTGGTCTCGTCCAAACGCGCCTCCCAGGAACCAAGGAAAGCGTCCTCGACAAGGGGCGGAATGTTCTTGAGGTTCGGCTCGACTCCTACGGCAGCAGGCTCGCGAGCGAAATCCGTTGCGGGCACGATGCGGGCGAAATCGCTGCAGCGATAAAGGCGCTCCGGGGACAAGGATGCGATCCCATATTCGTCTCCGGGGCATCCGCGATCGTCGATCGGCGCGATGTGGTCCCGCGCGGCATCGAAAATGCCGGCGGTGCCGTGCTCCACTTCGGCATGCCCGTCGACCCCGGCAATCTGCTGTTGGTCGCCACGTTGGACGGGCATATCCCGGTCGTGGGCCTTCCGGGCTGCGCCCGCTCGCCCAAGTTCAATGGCTTTGACTGGGTGCTTTGGCGACTCCTCGCCGGGCTGCCGATTGGCCGCGAGGATCTCGCCCGCATGGGCGCCGGCGGTCTTTTGGGGGAGGTTGAAACACGGGGGTTGCCGCGCGCCCAGGCGACGTCGGCACCCGGCACCCAATCCGGCGTTCACGAGCCGAAGGTAGCAGCCATCGTTCTAGCGGCCGGGCTCTCGCGTCGGATGGGCAAGGCGAACAAGCTTCTCGCAGAGATTGATGGCGGCACCATGGTGGCGCGCGTCTTGGATGCGGTCACGGCGTCGCATGCGTCGCCTATTATCGTCGTGACCGGCCATGAGGCCGAGCGTGTGGAGGAGGCGCTTGCCGCGCGCCGCATCACGTTCGTTCGCAATCCGGAATATGAAGAGGGCCTTGCGAGTTCCGTCCGCCACGGTATTGCGGCACTGTCCAATGACGTGGACGGTGCGCTCATTTGCCTCGGCGACATGCCGCGCATCCGGACCGCACAGCTCGACCGGCTCATCGCGGCGTTCAACCCGACCGAAGGCCGCGCCATCTGCGTTCCCACTTTTCGAGGCAAGCGCGGCAATCCGATCCTCCTCGCACGCCGCTTCTTTCCCGAGATGCAGCGCCTCAAAGGCGACAGCGGTGCGCGCCACCTGATCGGCCAATACCATGAAGTCGTATTTGAGGTCGAAATGGACGACGACGGTGTGCTGGTCGATATCGATTCTCCCGACAAGCTCGTCAAGCTCCGAGCCCAAGGAACCGTCGCCGCATCATGA
- a CDS encoding XdhC family protein yields the protein MKRAILDALLEARGKKLPAALATDLKSGSQALVTLSAVTGGLDLNRAELANVRSAIRDDRSQTFDANARRIFAQVFNPPLRMVVVGAVHIAQSLAPIASLAGYAVMVVDPRRAFATGERFPNVEITHDWPDDALMRLVPDRRTAVVTLTHDPKIDDPALEAALRSDAFYIGALGSTRTHAKRLARLKESGFDDADLGRIHGPAGLSIGAKSPAEIAIAIMAQVTGVLHAKELAAKSSVKELGRA from the coding sequence ATGAAGCGCGCGATCCTCGATGCCCTTCTCGAGGCACGGGGCAAGAAACTGCCTGCGGCACTTGCAACCGATCTCAAGTCCGGTTCGCAGGCGCTCGTCACGCTGAGCGCCGTGACGGGTGGGCTCGATCTGAACCGGGCAGAGCTTGCGAATGTGCGGAGTGCGATCCGCGACGATCGAAGCCAGACGTTCGACGCAAACGCACGTCGCATTTTCGCGCAGGTGTTCAACCCGCCCCTTCGCATGGTGGTCGTCGGTGCTGTGCATATCGCCCAATCGCTCGCCCCGATCGCGAGCCTTGCCGGGTACGCGGTGATGGTGGTCGATCCGCGCCGCGCCTTTGCGACAGGCGAGCGTTTTCCCAATGTCGAGATCACCCACGACTGGCCGGACGATGCGCTCATGCGCCTTGTACCCGATCGACGCACTGCGGTCGTGACCCTCACCCACGATCCCAAGATCGACGATCCCGCACTCGAGGCGGCGTTGCGCTCCGACGCATTTTATATCGGCGCACTCGGGAGCACACGCACCCACGCAAAGCGCCTCGCTCGTCTCAAGGAGAGCGGCTTCGACGACGCCGATCTAGGGCGCATTCATGGCCCGGCCGGTCTTTCGATCGGCGCCAAGTCGCCCGCGGAAATCGCCATTGCGATCATGGCCCAAGTGACCGGAGTGCTGCACGCGAAGGAGTTAGCAGCGAAGAGTTCGGTCAAGGAGCTCGGTCGGGCATGA
- a CDS encoding XdhC family protein — protein sequence MTEGQQDILALARDWRNRGRGVAIATVVSTWGSSPRPVGSQLVVDEKGVMEGSVSGGCIEGAVVTEALAAIADGKPRLLDFGVSDEQAWEVGLACGGKVQVFVERME from the coding sequence ATGACCGAAGGACAGCAGGATATACTTGCCCTGGCTCGCGACTGGCGTAATCGGGGTCGAGGGGTGGCGATTGCAACCGTGGTCTCGACCTGGGGCTCGTCGCCTCGGCCGGTGGGTAGCCAGCTTGTCGTGGACGAAAAGGGCGTGATGGAAGGTTCGGTCTCGGGCGGCTGCATTGAAGGTGCGGTCGTGACCGAGGCGCTGGCCGCTATCGCCGACGGCAAACCCCGACTCCTCGATTTTGGCGTCTCCGACGAGCAGGCATGGGAAGTTGGCCTCGCATGCGGGGGCAAGGTGCAAGTATTCGTCGAGAGGATGGAATGA